A stretch of Caenorhabditis elegans chromosome IV DNA encodes these proteins:
- the lin-3 gene encoding Protein lin-3 (Partially confirmed by transcript evidence), which yields MRKMLLFCILLLFMPQFTESCLPSWFRQERSAPEQLQSAENAAENSGSVPPDTSRNSLETNEIGDAPSSTSTPETPTETTISEAGDDEKRTEEVAKELIEKEAEYEGEYEDEKVDEEVEEALKYNEDATQDATSTLKPAVRKEIEKLKEAKCKDYCHHNATCHVEVIFREDRVSAVVPSCHCPQGWEGTRCDRHYVQAFYAPINGRYNGKTKKPLIFMVHHPNQTISTTPSSQDSEISSIFSGLYERIVQSSTSAIPAFAFLIVMLIMFITIVVYAYRRMSKRSDDMTYTMSHMCPPEAFNVLKTPNGRHIPVHQIPSCSYTIPTPGTVPPNISSTPGSRIPTRQQAIRNNEQARNNFFSILRSQGTIPSRSINDDDTPKHYKSVPRVEVSAINYSGHIDFSTVSYQSTESEVSKASVTCPPPAHTVINIELDSADTNFRSPSRSSGEQGSPATCEPMIRHT from the exons ATGCGGAAAATGCTACTTTTTTGCATCCTTCTACTCTTTATGCCTCAATTTACag aatcGTGTCTCCCTTCGTGGTTTCGTCAAGAACGTAGTGCTCCCGAACAGCTTCAATCTGCAGAGAATGCAGCTGAAAATAGTGGCTCTGTACCACCCGATACTTCTCGAAATTCTCTAGAAACAAACGAAATAGGTGATGCACCGTCGTCGACTTCGACACCTGAAACACCTACTGAAACTACGATTTCCGAAGCTGGAGACGATGAAAAACGAACTGAAGAGGTTGCAAAAGAATTAA tcgaGAAAGAAGCAGAATATGAGGGTGAATATGAAGATGAAAAGGTTGAtgaagaagtagaagaagcGTTAAAATATAATGAAGATGCCACTCAAGATGCCACGTCGACTCTTAAACCGGCGGTTCGGAAGGAAATCGAGAAGTTGAAAGAAGCAAAATGCAAAG actacTGTCATCACAACGCGACATGCCACGTGGAAGTGATATTCCGTGAAGATAGAGTTTCAGCAGTTGTTCCTTCTTGCCA TTGTCCACAGGGTTGGGAAGGCACTCGTTGTGATCGTCACTACGTTCAGGCGTTCTATGCCCCAATCAACGGCAGATATAAT ggaaaaacgaaaaaaccaTTAATTTTTATGGTTCATCATCCAAATCAAACGATTTCTACAACGCCTTCCAGTcaagattctgaaatttcttctattttcagTGGGCTTTATGAGAGAATTGTG caatctTCAACATCAGCTATTCCTGCGTTCGCATTTCTCATTGTCATGCTCATCATGTTTATAACAATTGTTGTTTATGCTTATAGAAG AATGTCTAAACGATCGGATGATATGACATATACAATGAGTCATATGTGCCCACCAGAAGCATTCAATGTCCTCAAAACACCAAATGGACGACATATTCCAGTTCATCAAATTCCATCATGTTCTTATACTATCCCAACACCGGGTACAGTACCTCCAAATATATCATCAACTCCTGGATCAAGAATACCCACTCGTCAACAAGCTATTCGAAATAATGAACAAGCACGGAACAACTTTTTCAGCATTCTCAGAAGTCAAGGTACCATTCCATCCAG GAGTATCAATGACGACGACACGCCGAAGCACTACAAGTCAGTGCCACGTGTTGAAGTTTCAGCAATTAATTACTCTGGccacattgatttttcaacagtaTCATATCAGTCg ACTGAATCAGAAGTTTCAAAAGCATCAGTAACATGTCCACCACCGGCGCACACTGTAATTAATATCGAGTTGGATTCTGCAGATACG aattttcgatcCCCGTCTCGAAGTTCTGGAGAACAAGGATCACCAGCAACATGTGAACCAATGATTCGACACAcatga
- the lin-3 gene encoding Protein lin-3 (Partially confirmed by transcript evidence), whose translation MRKMLLFCILLLFMPQFTVSESCLPSWFRQERSAPEQLQSAENAAENSGSVPPDTSRNSLETNEIGDAPSSTSTPETPTETTISEAGDDEKRTEEVAKELIEKEAEYEGEYEDEKVDEEVEEALKYNEDATQDATSTLKPAVRKEIEKLKEAKCKDYCHHNATCHVEVIFREDRVSAVVPSCHCPQGWEGTRCDRHYVQAFYAPINGRYNVRLSTMSSTAQLLVQQSSTSAIPAFAFLIVMLIMFITIVVYAYRRMSKRSDDMTYTMSHMCPPEAFNVLKTPNGRHIPVHQIPSCSYTIPTPGTVPPNISSTPGSRIPTRQQAIRNNEQARNNFFSILRSQGTIPSRSINDDDTPKHYKSVPRVEVSAINYSGHIDFSTVSYQSTESEVSKASVTCPPPAHTVINIELDSADTNFRSPSRSSGEQGSPATCEPMIRHT comes from the exons ATGCGGAAAATGCTACTTTTTTGCATCCTTCTACTCTTTATGCCTCAATTTACag tttcagaatcGTGTCTCCCTTCGTGGTTTCGTCAAGAACGTAGTGCTCCCGAACAGCTTCAATCTGCAGAGAATGCAGCTGAAAATAGTGGCTCTGTACCACCCGATACTTCTCGAAATTCTCTAGAAACAAACGAAATAGGTGATGCACCGTCGTCGACTTCGACACCTGAAACACCTACTGAAACTACGATTTCCGAAGCTGGAGACGATGAAAAACGAACTGAAGAGGTTGCAAAAGAATTAA tcgaGAAAGAAGCAGAATATGAGGGTGAATATGAAGATGAAAAGGTTGAtgaagaagtagaagaagcGTTAAAATATAATGAAGATGCCACTCAAGATGCCACGTCGACTCTTAAACCGGCGGTTCGGAAGGAAATCGAGAAGTTGAAAGAAGCAAAATGCAAAG actacTGTCATCACAACGCGACATGCCACGTGGAAGTGATATTCCGTGAAGATAGAGTTTCAGCAGTTGTTCCTTCTTGCCA TTGTCCACAGGGTTGGGAAGGCACTCGTTGTGATCGTCACTACGTTCAGGCGTTCTATGCCCCAATCAACGGCAGATATAATGTACGTTTGAGCACGATGAGCAGCACGGCGCAACTCCTCGTTCAA caatctTCAACATCAGCTATTCCTGCGTTCGCATTTCTCATTGTCATGCTCATCATGTTTATAACAATTGTTGTTTATGCTTATAGAAG AATGTCTAAACGATCGGATGATATGACATATACAATGAGTCATATGTGCCCACCAGAAGCATTCAATGTCCTCAAAACACCAAATGGACGACATATTCCAGTTCATCAAATTCCATCATGTTCTTATACTATCCCAACACCGGGTACAGTACCTCCAAATATATCATCAACTCCTGGATCAAGAATACCCACTCGTCAACAAGCTATTCGAAATAATGAACAAGCACGGAACAACTTTTTCAGCATTCTCAGAAGTCAAGGTACCATTCCATCCAG GAGTATCAATGACGACGACACGCCGAAGCACTACAAGTCAGTGCCACGTGTTGAAGTTTCAGCAATTAATTACTCTGGccacattgatttttcaacagtaTCATATCAGTCg ACTGAATCAGAAGTTTCAAAAGCATCAGTAACATGTCCACCACCGGCGCACACTGTAATTAATATCGAGTTGGATTCTGCAGATACG aattttcgatcCCCGTCTCGAAGTTCTGGAGAACAAGGATCACCAGCAACATGTGAACCAATGATTCGACACAcatga
- the lin-3 gene encoding Protein lin-3 (Partially confirmed by transcript evidence) — protein sequence MRKMLLFCILLLFMPQFTVSESCLPSWFRQERSAPEQLQSAENAAENSGSVPPDTSRNSLETNEIGDAPSSTSTPETPTETTISEAGDDEKRTEEVAKELIEKEAEYEGEYEDEKVDEEVEEALKYNEDATQDATSTLKPAVRKEIEKLKEAKCKDYCHHNATCHVEVIFREDRVSAVVPSCHCPQGWEGTRCDRHYVQAFYAPINGRYNQSSTSAIPAFAFLIVMLIMFITIVVYAYRRMSKRSDDMTYTMSHMCPPEAFNVLKTPNGRHIPVHQIPSCSYTIPTPGTVPPNISSTPGSRIPTRQQAIRNNEQARNNFFSILRSQGTIPSRSINDDDTPKHYKSVPRVEVSAINYSGHIDFSTVSYQSTESEVSKASVTCPPPAHTVINIELDSADTNFRSPSRSSGEQGSPATCEPMIRHT from the exons ATGCGGAAAATGCTACTTTTTTGCATCCTTCTACTCTTTATGCCTCAATTTACag tttcagaatcGTGTCTCCCTTCGTGGTTTCGTCAAGAACGTAGTGCTCCCGAACAGCTTCAATCTGCAGAGAATGCAGCTGAAAATAGTGGCTCTGTACCACCCGATACTTCTCGAAATTCTCTAGAAACAAACGAAATAGGTGATGCACCGTCGTCGACTTCGACACCTGAAACACCTACTGAAACTACGATTTCCGAAGCTGGAGACGATGAAAAACGAACTGAAGAGGTTGCAAAAGAATTAA tcgaGAAAGAAGCAGAATATGAGGGTGAATATGAAGATGAAAAGGTTGAtgaagaagtagaagaagcGTTAAAATATAATGAAGATGCCACTCAAGATGCCACGTCGACTCTTAAACCGGCGGTTCGGAAGGAAATCGAGAAGTTGAAAGAAGCAAAATGCAAAG actacTGTCATCACAACGCGACATGCCACGTGGAAGTGATATTCCGTGAAGATAGAGTTTCAGCAGTTGTTCCTTCTTGCCA TTGTCCACAGGGTTGGGAAGGCACTCGTTGTGATCGTCACTACGTTCAGGCGTTCTATGCCCCAATCAACGGCAGATATAAT caatctTCAACATCAGCTATTCCTGCGTTCGCATTTCTCATTGTCATGCTCATCATGTTTATAACAATTGTTGTTTATGCTTATAGAAG AATGTCTAAACGATCGGATGATATGACATATACAATGAGTCATATGTGCCCACCAGAAGCATTCAATGTCCTCAAAACACCAAATGGACGACATATTCCAGTTCATCAAATTCCATCATGTTCTTATACTATCCCAACACCGGGTACAGTACCTCCAAATATATCATCAACTCCTGGATCAAGAATACCCACTCGTCAACAAGCTATTCGAAATAATGAACAAGCACGGAACAACTTTTTCAGCATTCTCAGAAGTCAAGGTACCATTCCATCCAG GAGTATCAATGACGACGACACGCCGAAGCACTACAAGTCAGTGCCACGTGTTGAAGTTTCAGCAATTAATTACTCTGGccacattgatttttcaacagtaTCATATCAGTCg ACTGAATCAGAAGTTTCAAAAGCATCAGTAACATGTCCACCACCGGCGCACACTGTAATTAATATCGAGTTGGATTCTGCAGATACG aattttcgatcCCCGTCTCGAAGTTCTGGAGAACAAGGATCACCAGCAACATGTGAACCAATGATTCGACACAcatga
- the lin-3 gene encoding EGF-like domain-containing protein (Partially confirmed by transcript evidence), whose protein sequence is MRKMLLFCILLLFMPQFTVSESCLPSWFRQERSAPEQLQSAENAAENSGSVPPDTSRNSLETNEIGDAPSSTSTPETPTETTISEAGDDEKRTEEVAKELIEKEAEYEGEYEDEKVDEEVEEALKYNEDATQDATSTLKPAVRKEIEKLKEAKCKDYCHHNATCHVEVIFREDRVSAVVPSCHCPQGWEGTRCDRHYVQAFYAPINGRYNGKTKKPLIFMVHHPNQTISTTPSSQDSEISSIFSGLYERIVQSSTSAIPAFAFLIVMLIMFITIVVYAYRRMSKRSDDMTYTMSHMCPPEAFNVLKTPNGRHIPVHQIPSCSYTIPTPGTVPPNISSTPGSRIPTRQQAIRNNEQARNNFFSILRSQGTIPSRSINDDDTPKHYKSVPRVEVSAINYSGHIDFSTVSYQSTESEVSKASVTCPPPAHTVINIELDSADTNFRSPSRSSGEQGSPATCEPMIRHT, encoded by the exons ATGCGGAAAATGCTACTTTTTTGCATCCTTCTACTCTTTATGCCTCAATTTACag tttcagaatcGTGTCTCCCTTCGTGGTTTCGTCAAGAACGTAGTGCTCCCGAACAGCTTCAATCTGCAGAGAATGCAGCTGAAAATAGTGGCTCTGTACCACCCGATACTTCTCGAAATTCTCTAGAAACAAACGAAATAGGTGATGCACCGTCGTCGACTTCGACACCTGAAACACCTACTGAAACTACGATTTCCGAAGCTGGAGACGATGAAAAACGAACTGAAGAGGTTGCAAAAGAATTAA tcgaGAAAGAAGCAGAATATGAGGGTGAATATGAAGATGAAAAGGTTGAtgaagaagtagaagaagcGTTAAAATATAATGAAGATGCCACTCAAGATGCCACGTCGACTCTTAAACCGGCGGTTCGGAAGGAAATCGAGAAGTTGAAAGAAGCAAAATGCAAAG actacTGTCATCACAACGCGACATGCCACGTGGAAGTGATATTCCGTGAAGATAGAGTTTCAGCAGTTGTTCCTTCTTGCCA TTGTCCACAGGGTTGGGAAGGCACTCGTTGTGATCGTCACTACGTTCAGGCGTTCTATGCCCCAATCAACGGCAGATATAAT ggaaaaacgaaaaaaccaTTAATTTTTATGGTTCATCATCCAAATCAAACGATTTCTACAACGCCTTCCAGTcaagattctgaaatttcttctattttcagTGGGCTTTATGAGAGAATTGTG caatctTCAACATCAGCTATTCCTGCGTTCGCATTTCTCATTGTCATGCTCATCATGTTTATAACAATTGTTGTTTATGCTTATAGAAG AATGTCTAAACGATCGGATGATATGACATATACAATGAGTCATATGTGCCCACCAGAAGCATTCAATGTCCTCAAAACACCAAATGGACGACATATTCCAGTTCATCAAATTCCATCATGTTCTTATACTATCCCAACACCGGGTACAGTACCTCCAAATATATCATCAACTCCTGGATCAAGAATACCCACTCGTCAACAAGCTATTCGAAATAATGAACAAGCACGGAACAACTTTTTCAGCATTCTCAGAAGTCAAGGTACCATTCCATCCAG GAGTATCAATGACGACGACACGCCGAAGCACTACAAGTCAGTGCCACGTGTTGAAGTTTCAGCAATTAATTACTCTGGccacattgatttttcaacagtaTCATATCAGTCg ACTGAATCAGAAGTTTCAAAAGCATCAGTAACATGTCCACCACCGGCGCACACTGTAATTAATATCGAGTTGGATTCTGCAGATACG aattttcgatcCCCGTCTCGAAGTTCTGGAGAACAAGGATCACCAGCAACATGTGAACCAATGATTCGACACAcatga
- the lin-3 gene encoding EGF-like domain-containing protein (Confirmed by transcript evidence), whose amino-acid sequence MRKMLLFCILLLFMPQFTESCLPSWFRQERSAPEQLQSAENAAENSGSVPPDTSRNSLETNEIGDAPSSTSTPETPTETTISEAGDDEKRTEEVAKELIEKEAEYEGEYEDEKVDEEVEEALKYNEDATQDATSTLKPAVRKEIEKLKEAKCKDYCHHNATCHVEVIFREDRVSAVVPSCHCPQGWEGTRCDRHYVQAFYAPINGRYNQSSTSAIPAFAFLIVMLIMFITIVVYAYRRMSKRSDDMTYTMSHMCPPEAFNVLKTPNGRHIPVHQIPSCSYTIPTPGTVPPNISSTPGSRIPTRQQAIRNNEQARNNFFSILRSQGTIPSRSINDDDTPKHYKSVPRVEVSAINYSGHIDFSTVSYQSTESEVSKASVTCPPPAHTVINIELDSADTNFRSPSRSSGEQGSPATCEPMIRHT is encoded by the exons ATGCGGAAAATGCTACTTTTTTGCATCCTTCTACTCTTTATGCCTCAATTTACag aatcGTGTCTCCCTTCGTGGTTTCGTCAAGAACGTAGTGCTCCCGAACAGCTTCAATCTGCAGAGAATGCAGCTGAAAATAGTGGCTCTGTACCACCCGATACTTCTCGAAATTCTCTAGAAACAAACGAAATAGGTGATGCACCGTCGTCGACTTCGACACCTGAAACACCTACTGAAACTACGATTTCCGAAGCTGGAGACGATGAAAAACGAACTGAAGAGGTTGCAAAAGAATTAA tcgaGAAAGAAGCAGAATATGAGGGTGAATATGAAGATGAAAAGGTTGAtgaagaagtagaagaagcGTTAAAATATAATGAAGATGCCACTCAAGATGCCACGTCGACTCTTAAACCGGCGGTTCGGAAGGAAATCGAGAAGTTGAAAGAAGCAAAATGCAAAG actacTGTCATCACAACGCGACATGCCACGTGGAAGTGATATTCCGTGAAGATAGAGTTTCAGCAGTTGTTCCTTCTTGCCA TTGTCCACAGGGTTGGGAAGGCACTCGTTGTGATCGTCACTACGTTCAGGCGTTCTATGCCCCAATCAACGGCAGATATAAT caatctTCAACATCAGCTATTCCTGCGTTCGCATTTCTCATTGTCATGCTCATCATGTTTATAACAATTGTTGTTTATGCTTATAGAAG AATGTCTAAACGATCGGATGATATGACATATACAATGAGTCATATGTGCCCACCAGAAGCATTCAATGTCCTCAAAACACCAAATGGACGACATATTCCAGTTCATCAAATTCCATCATGTTCTTATACTATCCCAACACCGGGTACAGTACCTCCAAATATATCATCAACTCCTGGATCAAGAATACCCACTCGTCAACAAGCTATTCGAAATAATGAACAAGCACGGAACAACTTTTTCAGCATTCTCAGAAGTCAAGGTACCATTCCATCCAG GAGTATCAATGACGACGACACGCCGAAGCACTACAAGTCAGTGCCACGTGTTGAAGTTTCAGCAATTAATTACTCTGGccacattgatttttcaacagtaTCATATCAGTCg ACTGAATCAGAAGTTTCAAAAGCATCAGTAACATGTCCACCACCGGCGCACACTGTAATTAATATCGAGTTGGATTCTGCAGATACG aattttcgatcCCCGTCTCGAAGTTCTGGAGAACAAGGATCACCAGCAACATGTGAACCAATGATTCGACACAcatga
- the lin-3 gene encoding Protein lin-3 (Partially confirmed by transcript evidence) — protein MRKMLLFCILLLFMPQFTESCLPSWFRQERSAPEQLQSAENAAENSGSVPPDTSRNSLETNEIGDAPSSTSTPETPTETTISEAGDDEKRTEEVAKELIEKEAEYEGEYEDEKVDEEVEEALKYNEDATQDATSTLKPAVRKEIEKLKEAKCKDYCHHNATCHVEVIFREDRVSAVVPSCHCPQGWEGTRCDRHYVQAFYAPINGRYNVRLSTMSSTAQLLVQQSSTSAIPAFAFLIVMLIMFITIVVYAYRRMSKRSDDMTYTMSHMCPPEAFNVLKTPNGRHIPVHQIPSCSYTIPTPGTVPPNISSTPGSRIPTRQQAIRNNEQARNNFFSILRSQGTIPSRSINDDDTPKHYKSVPRVEVSAINYSGHIDFSTVSYQSTESEVSKASVTCPPPAHTVINIELDSADTNFRSPSRSSGEQGSPATCEPMIRHT, from the exons ATGCGGAAAATGCTACTTTTTTGCATCCTTCTACTCTTTATGCCTCAATTTACag aatcGTGTCTCCCTTCGTGGTTTCGTCAAGAACGTAGTGCTCCCGAACAGCTTCAATCTGCAGAGAATGCAGCTGAAAATAGTGGCTCTGTACCACCCGATACTTCTCGAAATTCTCTAGAAACAAACGAAATAGGTGATGCACCGTCGTCGACTTCGACACCTGAAACACCTACTGAAACTACGATTTCCGAAGCTGGAGACGATGAAAAACGAACTGAAGAGGTTGCAAAAGAATTAA tcgaGAAAGAAGCAGAATATGAGGGTGAATATGAAGATGAAAAGGTTGAtgaagaagtagaagaagcGTTAAAATATAATGAAGATGCCACTCAAGATGCCACGTCGACTCTTAAACCGGCGGTTCGGAAGGAAATCGAGAAGTTGAAAGAAGCAAAATGCAAAG actacTGTCATCACAACGCGACATGCCACGTGGAAGTGATATTCCGTGAAGATAGAGTTTCAGCAGTTGTTCCTTCTTGCCA TTGTCCACAGGGTTGGGAAGGCACTCGTTGTGATCGTCACTACGTTCAGGCGTTCTATGCCCCAATCAACGGCAGATATAATGTACGTTTGAGCACGATGAGCAGCACGGCGCAACTCCTCGTTCAA caatctTCAACATCAGCTATTCCTGCGTTCGCATTTCTCATTGTCATGCTCATCATGTTTATAACAATTGTTGTTTATGCTTATAGAAG AATGTCTAAACGATCGGATGATATGACATATACAATGAGTCATATGTGCCCACCAGAAGCATTCAATGTCCTCAAAACACCAAATGGACGACATATTCCAGTTCATCAAATTCCATCATGTTCTTATACTATCCCAACACCGGGTACAGTACCTCCAAATATATCATCAACTCCTGGATCAAGAATACCCACTCGTCAACAAGCTATTCGAAATAATGAACAAGCACGGAACAACTTTTTCAGCATTCTCAGAAGTCAAGGTACCATTCCATCCAG GAGTATCAATGACGACGACACGCCGAAGCACTACAAGTCAGTGCCACGTGTTGAAGTTTCAGCAATTAATTACTCTGGccacattgatttttcaacagtaTCATATCAGTCg ACTGAATCAGAAGTTTCAAAAGCATCAGTAACATGTCCACCACCGGCGCACACTGTAATTAATATCGAGTTGGATTCTGCAGATACG aattttcgatcCCCGTCTCGAAGTTCTGGAGAACAAGGATCACCAGCAACATGTGAACCAATGATTCGACACAcatga
- the lin-3 gene encoding Protein lin-3 (Partially confirmed by transcript evidence) has protein sequence MRKMLLFCILLLFMPQFTESCLPSWFRQERSAPEQLQSAENAAENSGSVPPDTSRNSLETNEIGDAPSSTSTPETPTETTISEAGDDEKRTEEVAKELIEKEAEYEGEYEDEKVDEEVEEALKYNEDATQDATSTLKPAVRKEIEKLKEAKCKDYCHHNATCHVEVIFREDRVSAVVPSCHCPQGWEGTRCDRHYVQAFYAPINGRYNVRLSTMSSTAQLLVQGKTKKPLIFMVHHPNQTISTTPSSQDSEISSIFSGLYERIVQSSTSAIPAFAFLIVMLIMFITIVVYAYRRMSKRSDDMTYTMSHMCPPEAFNVLKTPNGRHIPVHQIPSCSYTIPTPGTVPPNISSTPGSRIPTRQQAIRNNEQARNNFFSILRSQGTIPSRSINDDDTPKHYKSVPRVEVSAINYSGHIDFSTVSYQSTESEVSKASVTCPPPAHTVINIELDSADTNFRSPSRSSGEQGSPATCEPMIRHT, from the exons ATGCGGAAAATGCTACTTTTTTGCATCCTTCTACTCTTTATGCCTCAATTTACag aatcGTGTCTCCCTTCGTGGTTTCGTCAAGAACGTAGTGCTCCCGAACAGCTTCAATCTGCAGAGAATGCAGCTGAAAATAGTGGCTCTGTACCACCCGATACTTCTCGAAATTCTCTAGAAACAAACGAAATAGGTGATGCACCGTCGTCGACTTCGACACCTGAAACACCTACTGAAACTACGATTTCCGAAGCTGGAGACGATGAAAAACGAACTGAAGAGGTTGCAAAAGAATTAA tcgaGAAAGAAGCAGAATATGAGGGTGAATATGAAGATGAAAAGGTTGAtgaagaagtagaagaagcGTTAAAATATAATGAAGATGCCACTCAAGATGCCACGTCGACTCTTAAACCGGCGGTTCGGAAGGAAATCGAGAAGTTGAAAGAAGCAAAATGCAAAG actacTGTCATCACAACGCGACATGCCACGTGGAAGTGATATTCCGTGAAGATAGAGTTTCAGCAGTTGTTCCTTCTTGCCA TTGTCCACAGGGTTGGGAAGGCACTCGTTGTGATCGTCACTACGTTCAGGCGTTCTATGCCCCAATCAACGGCAGATATAATGTACGTTTGAGCACGATGAGCAGCACGGCGCAACTCCTCGTTCAA ggaaaaacgaaaaaaccaTTAATTTTTATGGTTCATCATCCAAATCAAACGATTTCTACAACGCCTTCCAGTcaagattctgaaatttcttctattttcagTGGGCTTTATGAGAGAATTGTG caatctTCAACATCAGCTATTCCTGCGTTCGCATTTCTCATTGTCATGCTCATCATGTTTATAACAATTGTTGTTTATGCTTATAGAAG AATGTCTAAACGATCGGATGATATGACATATACAATGAGTCATATGTGCCCACCAGAAGCATTCAATGTCCTCAAAACACCAAATGGACGACATATTCCAGTTCATCAAATTCCATCATGTTCTTATACTATCCCAACACCGGGTACAGTACCTCCAAATATATCATCAACTCCTGGATCAAGAATACCCACTCGTCAACAAGCTATTCGAAATAATGAACAAGCACGGAACAACTTTTTCAGCATTCTCAGAAGTCAAGGTACCATTCCATCCAG GAGTATCAATGACGACGACACGCCGAAGCACTACAAGTCAGTGCCACGTGTTGAAGTTTCAGCAATTAATTACTCTGGccacattgatttttcaacagtaTCATATCAGTCg ACTGAATCAGAAGTTTCAAAAGCATCAGTAACATGTCCACCACCGGCGCACACTGTAATTAATATCGAGTTGGATTCTGCAGATACG aattttcgatcCCCGTCTCGAAGTTCTGGAGAACAAGGATCACCAGCAACATGTGAACCAATGATTCGACACAcatga